Below is a window of Acidobacteriota bacterium DNA.
AGCTGGTTGAATGTGGGATCACTCTCCAGAACACCGGCGAGGATCAGCGCACCGATGATCGTGATCCCCGAAATGGCGTTCGAACCCGACATGAGCGGGGTGTGCAATGTCGGCGGCACCTTCGTGATGATCTCGAAACCAACGAAGATGGCCAGAACGAAAACCGTGATGAGCATGACCAGGCTACTCATGTCACTCGCTCCCTTCACTTGAGGCACCCATCGCCTCGAGGATCCTCGGATTCACCACCTTTCCACCCTGGGTAATGAGCGTGCCCGCGGTGATCTCGTCCTCGGTGTCAATCTTCAAATCGCCTTCCTCCACCAGGTGCTGGATGAATGTGGCGACGTTCTTCGCGTACATCTGGCTGGCGTGGTATGGAACGGTGGTCGGGATATTCATCGGTCCGATGATCTTGACCCCATCCACGATTACGGTTTCGCCGGGCTCGGTCAGCTCACAATTGCCGCCGCGCTCCGCCGCGAGGTCGACAATGACGGATCCTGGATGCATGCCCTTGACCATTTCCGTTGTGACCAGGATCGGCGCCTTCTTGCCGGGGATCGCGGCGGTCGTGATGACGACATCCGAATCGGCGATTACCGTGGTCATCATCTCCCTCTGCTTGCGGTAGAAGTCCTCGCCGAGTTCCTTGGCGTATCCGCCGGCGTCCTCCGCCGTATCGGTCTCGAGCTCCAACTCGACGAACTTTCCGCCGAGGCTCTCGACCTGCTCCTTGACCGCCGGCCGCACGTCGTAGGCCCGCACGATGGCGCCGTTCTTCTTGGCCGATGCGATTGCCTGAAGGCCTGCAACGCCGGCACCTACCACGAAGACCCTGGCTGGCGCGATGGTCCCTGCCGCGGTCATCATCATCGGGAACATCTTGGGCAGGTCGTTTGCCGCCAGCAGCACCGCCTTGTATCCGGCAATCGTGGCCATTGACGACAGAA
It encodes the following:
- a CDS encoding NAD(P) transhydrogenase subunit alpha, whose amino-acid sequence is MSSLVMLITVFVLAIFVGFEIITKVPPTLHTPLMSGSNAISGITIIGALILAGVLESDPTFNQLAKIMAFVAVIFATINVVGGFLVTGRMLKMFQRK
- a CDS encoding Re/Si-specific NAD(P)(+) transhydrogenase subunit alpha, which codes for MRKKGRTPMIVGIVKESFPGEARVAMVPALVPQLAKDGIEVIIESGAGDAAGFLDEEYSAKGAKVVSGRNEVFQNADLIAQVRALGANPEEGKADLDLMRDGQSIVGMCEALTEHDSTNAIAKTGATLFSMEMMPRITRAQSMDVLSSMATIAGYKAVLLAANDLPKMFPMMMTAAGTIAPARVFVVGAGVAGLQAIASAKKNGAIVRAYDVRPAVKEQVESLGGKFVELELETDTAEDAGGYAKELGEDFYRKQREMMTTVIADSDVVITTAAIPGKKAPILVTTEMVKGMHPGSVIVDLAAERGGNCELTEPGETVIVDGVKIIGPMNIPTTVPYHASQMYAKNVATFIQHLVEEGDLKIDTEDEITAGTLITQGGKVVNPRILEAMGASSEGSE